The following are encoded in a window of Flavobacterium cupriresistens genomic DNA:
- a CDS encoding O-acetylhomoserine aminocarboxypropyltransferase/cysteine synthase family protein, giving the protein MSTQKFATNALHAGHDVTKNAGTRAVPIYQTSSYVFNNSDHAANLFGLAEAGFIYTRLNNPTNDILEQRLAALEGGIGAVVTASGTAAIATTFLTLLKSGDHIVASNSLYGGTYNLLKVTLPRLGITTTFVDPSKAENFSKAAKENTRAFFVESLGNPKLDVLDLGAISKEAKNFKVPFIVDNTVATSYLLKPIEYGANIVIHSLTKYIAGNGTSLGGAIIDAGTFDWANGKFPEFTEPSPGYHGLVYHEALGNAAFITKARIEGLRDFGSALSPFNAFQIIQGLETLPIRIKKHSENALALAKWLEKQDEVAWINYPGLESSKYFDLAKKYLPEGQSGIITFGLNGGFEAAKKVVDETKLFSLLANIGDTKSLIIHPASTTHQQLTEEEQAETGVSKDLVRLSVGIEDIEDLIADLQTVFATVKKEAYSINKN; this is encoded by the coding sequence ATGAGCACACAAAAATTTGCAACAAACGCACTACACGCTGGACACGATGTTACTAAAAATGCAGGAACAAGAGCCGTGCCTATTTACCAGACATCATCGTATGTTTTTAACAATTCAGATCATGCAGCCAATTTATTCGGTCTTGCCGAAGCCGGATTTATTTACACCAGATTAAACAATCCGACAAACGACATTTTAGAGCAAAGACTAGCGGCGCTCGAAGGTGGAATTGGAGCAGTCGTTACCGCATCGGGAACCGCTGCAATCGCAACAACGTTCCTGACTTTGTTAAAATCCGGAGATCATATAGTAGCATCAAACAGTTTGTATGGAGGGACTTACAATTTGTTGAAAGTAACTTTACCCCGATTAGGCATAACAACGACGTTTGTTGATCCGTCAAAAGCAGAAAATTTCTCCAAAGCGGCAAAAGAAAATACAAGAGCCTTTTTTGTAGAATCTTTAGGGAATCCAAAATTAGATGTATTGGATTTGGGTGCCATTTCGAAAGAAGCTAAAAACTTCAAAGTACCTTTTATTGTAGATAATACGGTAGCCACTTCTTATTTGCTAAAACCAATTGAATACGGAGCAAATATTGTAATTCACTCTTTGACTAAATATATTGCCGGAAACGGAACTTCGCTAGGAGGCGCTATTATTGATGCCGGAACTTTTGATTGGGCAAACGGAAAATTCCCGGAATTTACAGAACCTTCTCCGGGTTACCATGGTTTGGTGTATCATGAAGCGCTTGGAAATGCTGCCTTTATCACAAAAGCGAGAATCGAAGGTTTGCGGGATTTTGGTTCAGCTTTGAGTCCTTTTAATGCCTTTCAGATCATTCAGGGATTAGAGACATTACCAATCCGAATCAAAAAACATAGCGAAAATGCTTTGGCTTTGGCCAAATGGCTAGAGAAACAAGATGAGGTGGCCTGGATAAATTATCCGGGATTAGAGTCCAGTAAATATTTTGATTTAGCCAAAAAATACCTGCCTGAAGGACAAAGCGGAATCATCACTTTTGGATTGAATGGCGGTTTTGAAGCAGCTAAAAAAGTAGTTGACGAAACAAAATTGTTTTCTCTTCTGGCCAATATTGGAGACACAAAGTCCCTAATCATTCATCCGGCAAGTACAACACACCAACAATTGACAGAGGAGGAGCAAGCAGAAACAGGAGTTTCTAAAGACTTGGTTCGTCTTTCTGTTGGAATTGAGGATATTGAGGATTTGATCGCTGATTTGCAAACCGTTTTCGCAACGGTTAAAAAAGAGGCATACAGCATCAATAAAAATTAA
- a CDS encoding aspartate kinase, protein MSKLKINIVLFGIGNIGSTLINQIIESQEFFLQNKNVDFHFPIITNSTVAFFEKEGVGYAWETNFVELAVPFRVEDIIEFAKENEFENLIAVDATASEELIGHYNTLIQNGFNIVAVNKKANTLPIELYKEIRENLKKYDKEFLYETSVDTGVPVLQTLRDLYYSGEKITKIRGVFSDNLSYVFNQFSSEEATFSSILKDASLLGLMRSTFKEDLSGNDTARKLLILTREIGQDFELSDIKINPLIEEAHLEKNGTLNKEAVDRYFKIAKITQSDNHVLRYIGEFDVQKNTLEVKLVSEPITSAIGQLKGSDTIFEIYTQSYAAVPIVIKSASACKQAISRGIITDILKVAEKIRNKEAVWL, encoded by the coding sequence ATGTCAAAGCTTAAAATAAACATTGTCCTTTTCGGGATCGGTAATATCGGAAGTACCTTAATCAATCAGATTATCGAAAGCCAGGAGTTTTTTCTGCAAAACAAAAATGTTGACTTTCATTTTCCGATTATCACCAATTCTACCGTAGCTTTTTTTGAAAAAGAAGGTGTCGGGTACGCGTGGGAAACCAATTTTGTAGAATTGGCAGTGCCTTTTAGAGTGGAAGATATTATTGAATTTGCAAAAGAAAATGAATTTGAAAATCTGATCGCTGTTGATGCAACGGCGAGTGAGGAACTGATAGGCCATTACAATACCTTAATTCAAAACGGATTTAATATTGTCGCGGTAAATAAAAAAGCCAATACGTTGCCTATTGAGCTTTATAAAGAAATAAGAGAGAATCTTAAAAAGTACGATAAAGAGTTTTTGTATGAAACCTCGGTAGATACAGGAGTTCCGGTTTTGCAGACTTTAAGAGATTTGTATTACTCAGGAGAAAAAATCACTAAAATTCGCGGTGTTTTCTCCGATAATCTGAGTTATGTTTTTAATCAATTCTCTTCAGAGGAGGCGACTTTTTCTTCTATTTTAAAAGATGCCAGTCTTTTAGGATTGATGCGTTCTACTTTTAAAGAGGATTTATCAGGAAATGATACAGCACGGAAACTATTGATTCTAACACGGGAGATAGGGCAGGACTTTGAACTTTCGGATATAAAAATCAATCCGTTGATTGAAGAGGCGCATCTGGAGAAAAACGGTACACTTAATAAAGAAGCGGTTGACCGGTATTTCAAAATTGCAAAAATTACCCAGTCAGACAATCATGTGCTTCGCTATATAGGAGAATTTGATGTTCAGAAAAATACATTGGAAGTCAAATTGGTTTCTGAACCCATTACTTCGGCTATCGGACAATTGAAAGGTTCCGATACGATTTTTGAGATTTATACCCAATCTTATGCGGCTGTGCCGATTGTGATTAAAAGTGCTTCGGCTTGTAAGCAGGCAATTTCGCGCGGCATTATTACCGACATCCTGAAAGTGGCTGAAAAAATCAGAAATAAAGAAGCTGTTTGGTTGTAA
- a CDS encoding alpha/beta fold hydrolase: protein MENIPTLISIQNFTTENGAVYHSLPLSFTISGLPLYSAPIVLVNHALTGNAEVTGENGWWNDLIGEGKTIDTNVYTVLAFNVPGNGNDSFLIENYQDFTARDIARIFIKGLDFLKIEQLHTIIGGSVGGGIAWEILALEPAITQNLIPIATDWKSTDWMIANCYLQEQILNNSSKPIEDARIHAMLCYRSPESFKEKFQRTMNSDLSIFNIESWLAHHGERLQKRYQLSSYKLMNQLLKTIDITRNSADFETLLSKTDAAIHIIGINSDLFFTAKENKETYQELIKFKNNVFYSEIDSVHGHDAFLIEYKQLDYLLADIFKAETIKK, encoded by the coding sequence TTGGAAAATATACCAACCCTTATTAGCATACAAAATTTCACCACCGAAAATGGTGCAGTTTATCATTCGTTACCCTTAAGTTTTACGATTTCGGGCTTACCACTCTATAGCGCGCCTATTGTTTTGGTTAATCATGCTTTGACAGGAAACGCTGAGGTAACAGGTGAAAACGGTTGGTGGAATGACCTGATCGGAGAAGGAAAAACAATTGATACTAATGTCTATACGGTATTAGCGTTTAATGTTCCCGGAAATGGAAATGATTCTTTCTTAATAGAAAATTACCAGGATTTTACAGCCCGGGATATTGCGAGGATTTTTATAAAAGGACTCGATTTCTTAAAGATAGAGCAGCTTCATACCATAATAGGAGGCTCTGTAGGAGGTGGAATTGCATGGGAAATACTGGCTTTAGAACCCGCTATCACACAAAACTTAATACCAATTGCAACAGACTGGAAATCGACAGACTGGATGATTGCAAATTGTTACTTACAAGAGCAAATCCTGAACAATTCTTCAAAACCAATAGAAGATGCCAGAATTCACGCTATGTTATGTTACCGCTCTCCCGAATCATTCAAAGAAAAATTTCAACGTACAATGAATTCAGACCTTTCTATTTTTAATATTGAAAGCTGGCTGGCACATCACGGAGAAAGATTGCAAAAAAGATACCAATTGTCTTCGTATAAATTAATGAATCAATTGTTGAAAACGATAGATATTACCAGAAACAGCGCCGATTTTGAAACGTTGCTATCTAAAACGGATGCGGCGATTCATATTATCGGAATCAATTCAGATTTGTTTTTCACAGCAAAAGAAAACAAGGAAACGTATCAGGAATTAATAAAATTCAAAAACAATGTTTTTTATAGCGAAATAGATTCAGTACACGGACATGACGCTTTTTTAATAGAGTACAAACAACTAGATTATTTACTTGCCGATATTTTTAAGGCAGAAACAATAAAAAAATAA
- the thrA gene encoding bifunctional aspartate kinase/homoserine dehydrogenase I produces MKILKFGGKSLSNGEGLNKVVSIITDKINQGEKIAVVVSARGNATDELEDILSIASKNGNYKPLLESFKTYQVSDYPQVDLSEEFSILDKLFEGVSLIGDYSNKIKDQILSKGELLSAKLLTAILIEKGVPANFVDTRDLLKTDSKFGDAQPLEQLSKKNVINYFKEHNGSTVNIVTGFIGSNNNNDTTTLGRNGSNYTASLLANYLNAEELQNFTHVDGIYTANPDLVADAKKIEYLSFNEANELANFGATILHAKTIIPLLEKSIPLRILNTFNHENRGTLITSESAKEGIKTLSVLENLSLVNLEGRGLLGKSGVDARIFKVMGDHNISVSIISQGSSERGIGLVVATDKATTAMIELEKEFENDFYSKDVNQITVTDNVSVISIIGQDLSTFHKPYTALIKNKIVPILFNNTVTGKNVSLVVKKSELHKALNVIHGEIFGVSKKINIAVFGHGLVGGTLINQILESTAAIEKRKDIKLNVFAIANSKKVLLNKNGVTSDWKNDIQDKGVAYTINDIIAYADKHHLENLIAIDNTASATFVENYISLIESSFDLISSNKVANTLSYGFYKELRKSLADNQKNYLYETNVGAGLPLIDTIKLLHLSGENITKIKGVFSGTLSYLFNNFSAKDAPFSEILQEAIDNGYTEPDPREDLCGNDVGRKLLILARELDLQNEFEEISIQNLIPEHLREGNVSDFLTKLKEFDPIYEKIKADQKPNHVLRYIGELSGDLQNDKGILEVKLVSVPSDTALGGLKGSDSFFEIYTESYGDRPIVIQGAGAGSAVTARGVFGDILRLSDKE; encoded by the coding sequence ATGAAAATATTAAAATTTGGCGGTAAATCGTTATCAAACGGAGAAGGACTTAACAAAGTAGTTTCCATTATTACAGATAAAATCAATCAGGGCGAAAAAATTGCCGTTGTCGTTTCTGCCCGCGGAAATGCTACTGATGAATTAGAAGATATTTTAAGTATTGCTTCTAAAAACGGTAACTATAAACCGTTATTAGAAAGTTTTAAAACGTATCAGGTTTCAGATTACCCACAAGTTGATCTGTCTGAAGAATTCAGTATTTTGGATAAACTTTTTGAAGGCGTAAGTCTGATTGGAGATTACAGTAATAAAATCAAAGACCAGATTTTGTCTAAAGGCGAATTGCTTTCGGCTAAATTATTGACGGCAATTTTGATTGAAAAAGGAGTTCCTGCTAATTTTGTGGACACCAGAGATTTACTGAAAACGGATTCGAAATTTGGTGATGCCCAGCCTTTGGAACAGCTTTCTAAGAAAAATGTGATCAATTATTTCAAAGAGCATAACGGATCTACAGTGAATATTGTAACCGGTTTTATCGGTTCAAACAACAATAATGACACTACAACCTTAGGAAGAAACGGAAGTAATTATACCGCTTCGTTGTTGGCAAATTATTTAAATGCAGAAGAGCTTCAGAACTTTACGCATGTTGACGGAATTTATACTGCAAATCCTGATTTGGTTGCCGATGCTAAAAAAATCGAATATTTATCGTTTAATGAAGCAAACGAATTGGCCAATTTCGGCGCTACTATTTTGCATGCCAAAACAATAATTCCGTTGTTGGAGAAGAGTATTCCACTTCGTATTTTGAATACATTTAACCATGAAAATCGCGGAACTTTAATCACTTCAGAGTCTGCAAAAGAAGGAATTAAAACACTTTCTGTTTTAGAGAACTTATCTTTAGTAAACCTTGAAGGTCGTGGATTACTTGGGAAATCAGGAGTTGATGCCCGTATTTTTAAAGTAATGGGTGATCACAATATCAGTGTGAGTATTATTTCTCAGGGATCTTCTGAAAGAGGAATTGGTTTGGTAGTTGCAACAGATAAAGCTACTACTGCCATGATCGAACTGGAAAAAGAGTTTGAGAATGATTTTTATTCTAAAGACGTAAACCAAATTACAGTTACAGACAATGTTTCGGTTATTTCTATTATTGGTCAGGATCTGAGTACTTTTCACAAGCCTTACACGGCTTTAATCAAAAATAAAATTGTACCGATTTTGTTTAATAACACGGTTACGGGTAAAAACGTGAGTTTGGTAGTTAAAAAATCAGAATTGCATAAAGCCTTAAACGTAATTCACGGAGAGATTTTCGGAGTTTCCAAAAAAATCAATATTGCCGTTTTCGGTCATGGATTGGTTGGGGGAACTTTGATCAATCAAATTCTGGAATCTACTGCTGCTATTGAAAAACGCAAAGACATCAAATTGAATGTTTTTGCAATTGCCAATTCTAAAAAGGTACTTTTAAATAAAAATGGAGTAACATCAGATTGGAAAAATGACATTCAGGATAAAGGAGTTGCGTATACTATTAATGACATTATTGCCTATGCAGATAAGCATCATTTAGAGAACTTAATTGCGATTGATAACACGGCGAGTGCTACCTTTGTGGAAAACTATATTTCGTTGATTGAGAGCAGTTTTGATTTGATTTCGTCTAATAAAGTGGCCAATACGTTAAGTTATGGTTTCTATAAAGAATTGAGAAAATCATTGGCAGATAATCAGAAGAATTATTTGTATGAAACCAATGTTGGTGCAGGATTACCGTTAATTGATACGATAAAATTATTGCACCTTTCGGGTGAAAATATCACTAAAATAAAAGGAGTATTCTCGGGAACTTTGAGTTATTTGTTTAATAATTTTTCTGCAAAAGATGCTCCGTTTAGTGAGATTTTGCAAGAGGCAATTGATAATGGTTACACAGAACCGGACCCGCGTGAGGATTTATGCGGAAATGATGTAGGTAGAAAATTATTGATCCTGGCTAGAGAATTGGATTTGCAAAATGAGTTTGAAGAAATTTCAATTCAAAATTTAATACCGGAACATTTACGTGAAGGAAATGTTTCTGATTTCTTAACCAAACTAAAAGAATTTGATCCGATTTATGAGAAGATTAAAGCCGATCAAAAACCAAATCATGTGTTGCGATATATCGGAGAATTGTCCGGAGATTTACAAAATGACAAGGGGATTCTGGAAGTAAAATTAGTTTCTGTGCCTTCAGATACTGCTTTAGGCGGATTAAAAGGTTCTGATTCTTTCTTTGAAATTTATACAGAATCTTACGGAGACCGACCAATCGTAATACAAGGAGCCGGTGCAGGTTCTGCCGTTACCGCAAGAGGCGTTTTTGGTGATATTTTGAGATTGTCAGATAAAGAGTAA
- a CDS encoding LysE family translocator, whose product MIPLNELVIFILAALLLVITPGPNMMYLISRSITQGKKAGILSLAGIIFGFFVHIIMVSFGITALLFAVPMAYNILKITGVLYLLYLAFQAVRPNGKNLFQPNENLSIDKPKKLFSIGFLTSVLNPKIAVFYLSFFPQFIKPAYGSIMTQSLELGVTQVLVSFTINFIIVLTAAKIASFFAKKPMWLKVQKWFMAGVLTSMAIKMAFSKAK is encoded by the coding sequence ATGATACCATTAAACGAGCTTGTTATTTTTATCCTGGCGGCTTTATTACTTGTAATTACACCGGGACCAAATATGATGTATTTGATTTCGCGCTCTATTACTCAAGGTAAAAAAGCGGGAATACTATCGTTGGCAGGAATTATTTTTGGTTTTTTTGTTCATATTATCATGGTCTCTTTTGGAATTACAGCGCTACTTTTTGCTGTTCCGATGGCGTATAATATTCTTAAAATTACAGGAGTTCTCTATTTGTTGTACTTGGCGTTTCAGGCGGTGAGACCAAACGGAAAGAATCTCTTTCAACCGAATGAAAACCTTTCTATAGATAAACCAAAAAAGCTATTTAGTATCGGATTTTTAACAAGTGTATTAAATCCTAAGATTGCGGTGTTTTATTTATCGTTTTTTCCTCAGTTTATCAAACCGGCCTACGGATCGATTATGACACAGAGCCTGGAACTTGGTGTAACACAGGTTTTGGTGAGTTTCACGATTAATTTTATAATCGTACTAACGGCAGCAAAAATAGCTTCTTTTTTTGCTAAAAAACCAATGTGGCTAAAGGTTCAGAAATGGTTTATGGCAGGAGTTTTAACGTCAATGGCAATTAAAATGGCCTTTTCGAAAGCAAAATAA
- a CDS encoding OsmC family protein, with translation MKVTLNRVNDAFHFKIKNERGHVIDVDSRAEFGGSDLGASPMELVLMGVAGCSAIDMISILKKQRQEITSFDAEVEGLRVQIDEAKPFKEINVVFYLKGDINPEKAYRAAQLSFEKYCSVAKTVEPTATIKYKVVLNDKELEN, from the coding sequence ATGAAAGTAACCTTAAACAGAGTAAATGACGCATTTCATTTTAAAATAAAAAATGAGCGCGGTCATGTAATCGATGTAGACAGCAGGGCAGAATTTGGAGGAAGTGATTTAGGCGCAAGTCCAATGGAGCTTGTTTTAATGGGTGTTGCAGGATGCAGTGCTATCGATATGATTTCGATTTTAAAAAAACAACGTCAGGAAATAACTTCTTTTGATGCTGAGGTAGAAGGACTTCGCGTTCAGATAGACGAAGCAAAACCTTTTAAAGAAATCAATGTGGTTTTTTATTTAAAAGGAGACATCAATCCGGAAAAGGCCTATCGTGCTGCACAACTCTCTTTTGAGAAATATTGCTCCGTTGCCAAAACGGTTGAGCCTACTGCAACAATAAAATACAAAGTTGTTTTAAACGACAAAGAATTAGAAAATTAG
- a CDS encoding trans-sulfuration enzyme family protein has product MNEQEFGFETQAIRTQLERSQYLEHSVPLYLSSSFVFEDAEDMRASFTEEKERNIYSRFSNPNTTEFVDKVCKMEGAEAGYAFATGMAAVYSTFAALLNAGDHIVSASSVFGSTHALFMTYFPKWNIETSYFDINKPEKIESFIKPNTKILYAESPTNPGVDVIDLQLLGDIAKKHNLILIIDNCFATPYLQQPIKFGAHLVVHSATKLIDGQGRVLGGVTVGSEDLIRQIYLFSRNTGPALSPFNAWILSKSLETLAIRVEKHCENALKVAEFLEAHPNVNSVKYPFLKSHPQYEIAKKQMLLGGNIIAFEIKGGIEAGRKFLDKIKLCSLSANIGDTRSIVTHPASTTHSKLSEEDQLAVGITQGLVRVSVGLETVKDVIADLEQALS; this is encoded by the coding sequence ATGAACGAACAAGAATTTGGTTTCGAAACACAAGCCATTAGAACACAATTAGAGAGATCTCAGTATTTAGAACATTCGGTACCTTTGTACCTGTCGTCAAGTTTTGTATTTGAAGATGCAGAGGACATGCGTGCTTCTTTTACAGAAGAAAAAGAAAGAAATATTTACAGCCGTTTCAGTAATCCAAATACAACTGAATTTGTAGATAAAGTGTGTAAAATGGAAGGGGCAGAAGCCGGTTATGCTTTTGCAACCGGAATGGCAGCAGTGTATTCTACTTTTGCGGCTTTATTAAATGCGGGGGATCATATTGTGTCGGCAAGCAGTGTTTTTGGTTCAACGCATGCGTTATTTATGACTTATTTCCCGAAATGGAATATTGAAACTTCTTATTTTGACATTAATAAACCGGAAAAAATTGAAAGTTTCATTAAACCGAATACTAAAATATTATATGCAGAGTCGCCTACAAATCCAGGAGTAGATGTAATTGATCTGCAGTTGTTGGGTGACATCGCTAAAAAACACAATTTAATTTTAATCATTGATAACTGTTTTGCAACGCCATACCTTCAGCAGCCTATTAAGTTTGGAGCGCATTTGGTAGTGCATTCGGCAACGAAATTAATCGACGGTCAAGGTCGTGTTTTAGGAGGAGTGACCGTTGGAAGTGAAGATTTAATCAGACAGATTTATTTGTTTTCAAGAAATACCGGTCCTGCTTTATCTCCGTTTAATGCCTGGATTTTGTCAAAAAGTTTAGAGACGCTTGCAATTCGTGTAGAAAAACATTGTGAAAATGCATTAAAAGTAGCGGAGTTTTTAGAAGCGCATCCAAATGTGAATAGTGTGAAATACCCGTTTTTGAAATCACATCCACAATACGAAATCGCCAAAAAACAGATGCTTTTAGGAGGTAATATTATTGCATTTGAAATCAAAGGAGGAATCGAGGCCGGAAGAAAATTTCTGGACAAAATTAAACTTTGCTCTCTTTCCGCTAATATCGGTGATACCAGATCAATTGTAACGCATCCGGCTTCAACAACGCATAGTAAATTGTCTGAAGAAGATCAATTGGCAGTTGGTATTACACAAGGTTTAGTGCGTGTTTCTGTAGGTTTAGAAACCGTAAAAGATGTAATTGCAGATTTAGAGCAAGCGCTTTCTTAA
- a CDS encoding alpha/beta hydrolase → MVKPRLLLLSDLFGGESPEWIKPYSKTLASKFDVHYYDVLKLGGINVSDCDESGIHSQFLKGGIDKAVQTLLDFEKEEVTILGFSIGGTIGWKASLLGLKVKQLVAVSSTRLRFETETPNCKIKLYFGENDRNKPNAEWFSDLNVSNYVFENQEHQLYLIEKNTVVICSEF, encoded by the coding sequence ATGGTAAAACCAAGATTGTTGCTCTTGTCTGATTTATTTGGGGGTGAAAGCCCGGAATGGATAAAACCGTATAGTAAAACCTTAGCATCTAAATTTGATGTTCACTATTATGATGTTCTGAAATTAGGCGGAATAAATGTTTCTGATTGCGATGAAAGTGGTATTCACAGTCAATTTTTAAAGGGAGGAATTGATAAGGCAGTTCAAACTTTATTGGATTTTGAAAAAGAAGAAGTGACTATTTTAGGCTTTAGCATAGGAGGAACAATTGGCTGGAAAGCTTCTTTGCTTGGTTTAAAAGTAAAGCAGTTGGTTGCGGTTTCGTCAACTAGATTGCGTTTTGAAACGGAGACTCCTAATTGCAAAATCAAGTTGTATTTTGGAGAGAATGACCGGAATAAACCGAATGCTGAATGGTTTTCGGATTTGAATGTTTCAAATTATGTTTTCGAAAATCAAGAGCATCAGTTGTATTTAATAGAAAAGAATACGGTTGTCATTTGCAGTGAATTTTAA
- a CDS encoding RDD family protein — protein sequence MSNTTYILDDNLIASNGSRFLNYILDIIFIMLSAFILTFIFAILSNLLEWDGLNEWLINMSDLESQLVFVIISILYYVFTEGLFGRSIGKFITGTVVVDENGEKPGFGAIFKRSLSRLIPFDAFSFLGSRGWHDSFSDTYVVGNKALKESIKTFKEFELIGVKENE from the coding sequence ATGAGTAACACTACTTATATTCTTGATGACAATTTAATAGCTTCTAATGGAAGTCGTTTCTTAAATTACATTTTAGATATCATTTTTATTATGCTTTCTGCATTTATCTTAACTTTTATCTTTGCGATTTTGTCCAATCTGTTAGAATGGGATGGCCTGAATGAATGGTTGATTAACATGAGCGATCTGGAGTCACAACTTGTTTTTGTAATAATATCGATACTTTATTATGTGTTTACAGAAGGTCTTTTCGGAAGATCAATAGGGAAATTTATCACGGGAACTGTTGTCGTTGATGAAAATGGTGAAAAACCGGGTTTTGGAGCAATTTTTAAAAGAAGTCTATCTCGCTTAATCCCTTTTGATGCTTTTTCTTTTTTAGGCAGCAGAGGTTGGCATGATTCTTTTTCAGATACTTATGTAGTCGGTAATAAGGCTTTAAAAGAAAGCATAAAAACATTTAAAGAATTTGAATTAATCGGAGTTAAGGAAAACGAATAA
- a CDS encoding RrF2 family transcriptional regulator, with protein sequence MLSKKTKYGIKALTFLARRENNDPVQIAEIAKSEHISIKFLESILLLLRNSGFLGAKKGKGGGYYLIKDPKDISMAKVYRILEGPIALLPCASHNFYEKCDDCDDESTCAARRLMTEVRDNTLKILESNSLADIAF encoded by the coding sequence GTGCTTTCAAAGAAAACAAAATACGGAATTAAAGCTTTGACGTTTTTAGCAAGACGCGAGAATAATGATCCTGTGCAAATTGCTGAAATTGCAAAAAGCGAACATATTTCGATTAAGTTCCTGGAGAGTATATTATTGCTTTTAAGGAATTCCGGTTTCTTGGGAGCAAAAAAAGGAAAAGGAGGCGGTTACTATCTTATCAAAGATCCGAAAGATATTAGCATGGCCAAAGTATACCGAATTTTGGAGGGACCGATTGCACTACTTCCGTGCGCAAGTCACAATTTCTACGAAAAATGCGATGATTGTGACGATGAGTCTACCTGTGCTGCCCGTCGTTTAATGACGGAAGTGAGAGATAATACATTAAAGATATTAGAAAGTAATTCCTTGGCGGATATCGCTTTTTAG
- a CDS encoding sulfite exporter TauE/SafE family protein has protein sequence MDFQIGLVVAGLFVGFVVGMTGVGGGSLMTPILLWFGIPPTTAVGTDLLYAAFTKMGGVYVHNKKKNINWKITGWLSLGSVPAALLTLWILESIKTDVTALNALIKYSLGWALLFTSIAILFKKKIMQFSQKHAGDKFHYESTTQNILTVAIGVLLGATVTLTSIGAGALGTVTLFFLYPLLPTPKLVGTEIAHAVPLTLVAGIGHASMGNLDLGLLGQLLLGSLPGIYMGSMLSGKVPDLFLRNAIAIMLFMVGYKLVF, from the coding sequence ATGGATTTTCAGATAGGTCTTGTAGTGGCAGGTTTATTCGTTGGTTTTGTGGTGGGAATGACTGGTGTTGGCGGCGGTTCGCTCATGACTCCTATTTTATTATGGTTTGGCATTCCACCAACAACCGCTGTAGGTACCGATTTATTGTATGCTGCTTTTACCAAAATGGGAGGGGTATATGTTCACAATAAAAAGAAAAACATCAACTGGAAAATCACCGGCTGGCTTTCTTTAGGCAGTGTACCGGCGGCTTTATTAACTTTATGGATATTGGAAAGCATCAAAACCGATGTTACCGCTTTAAATGCCTTAATCAAATACAGCTTGGGCTGGGCTTTGCTTTTTACTTCGATAGCCATTTTGTTTAAAAAGAAGATCATGCAATTTTCTCAAAAACATGCCGGGGATAAATTTCACTATGAAAGCACTACTCAGAATATTTTAACGGTTGCTATTGGTGTATTATTAGGCGCCACCGTAACACTTACTTCGATTGGTGCAGGCGCACTGGGAACCGTAACTTTATTTTTTCTATACCCGCTTTTGCCAACTCCGAAATTGGTTGGAACTGAAATCGCCCACGCCGTTCCCTTAACTCTTGTTGCAGGAATCGGACATGCCTCAATGGGGAATTTAGATCTGGGACTACTGGGCCAATTACTACTAGGATCCCTTCCCGGAATTTACATGGGAAGCATGTTAAGCGGAAAAGTGCCTGATTTATTCCTTAGAAACGCCATTGCCATAATGTTGTTTATGGTAGGCTACAAATTAGTTTTTTAA